The genomic stretch AATCGCGCGTCACGTCGCACAGCAGATAGCCGCGCTTGTTGCACATCGTCTTGAGGTGCGGGTTCTGCGAGCGCAGCGCGTCGAGCGTCGGCGCATCGGGCAGTTCGCCGTCGCCGCCCGAGGTGATCGAGGTGGCGACGAATTCCGAGCTGATGATCTTGCCGTCGCCATTGTCCTGGATCAGATCGCCCGCGAAGTGGCGGTGGATATCGCCGCTGATCGTGATGACGTTGCCGGGCCGGTGCTTCTCGATATGCGACAAAAGCCGCCGGCGGCTGCCCATATAGCCCGACCACACGTCCATCCCCGCCATCGGCGCGGCCTCGGGCGTGTCGCGACGCAGCAGGTTGAGCAGCATCACCTGCTGCGCGATCAGGTTCCACCGCGTCGGCGATTGCTTGAGCCCGTCGAACAGCCACGCCTCCTGCTCGAAGCCGGTGATCGTGCGGTTGGGCGCGAACACTTCGGGCGTCTGGGGCGAGCGCAGGTCGAAATTGGCCTGGTTCGAGCGATATTGCCGCGTGTCGAGGACGAAGGTGTTGAGCAGGTCGCCATGCCGCGCGCTGCGGTACATCTGCATCGTGCCGTTCTTCGGGAAGGCGCTCAGCCGCAGCGGCATATTCTCGTAATAGGCCTGGAGCGCACCGGCGCGGCGCAGCGCGAAGATCTCCGGCGGCATCTCGTTCTCGTCGGTATAGCTCGCCCAGTTATTGTCGATCTCGTGATCGTCGAAGCTCATGAAGAACGGATGCGCGGCGTGCGCCGCCTGCAAGTCGGGGTCGCTCTTGTAGAGCGCGTAGCGGGCGCGATAATCGTCGATCGAATAGATTTCGGGGCCGTTGTGGAAGCGGAACCGCGTGCTCGGCACCGGCTTGCCGGGGTTCTGGATGCGCCAGTCGGGGCCCTCGTAGATATAGTCGCCATAATGGAAGACGAAGTCGATCTGCTCCTCGGCGATCCGGCGCCAGGCAGTGAAATGGCCTTCCTCATAATATTGGCAGCCGGCGGCGACGAAGCGCACCCGGTCGAGCGCAGTAGCAGCCAGCGGCAGTGTGCGGGAGCGGCCGACCATGCTCTGATGGCCGGCGATCTGGAAGCGGTACCAGTAATGGCGATCGGGCTGCAGCCCCTCCAGTTCGACGTGCACCGCATGGGCCAGTTCGGGCACCGCCATCTTCTGCCCCTTGCGCACCACGCGCTGGAAGCGTTCGTCCTCGGCGACTTCCCAGTTCACGCGCATCTGCTTGCGGATCACCCCGCCATGCGGATCGAGCGGCTGCGGCGCGAGCCGGGTCCAGATCACGAAGCCGTCGGGCGCCGGATCGCCCGATGCGACGCCCAGCGCGAACGGCGTGGTCGCGAATTTGGGATTCTCCTCGATATTGTACGGCGGCGGCACGTCCCAGGCGAAGGCGCTGGAGAGCAATGCGCCCGCGCCGAGGCAGGCGGTGGAGGAACCGAGCAGGAGCAGCAACTGGCGGCGATCGAAACCGGTCATAGGAAAAGCCCTTCGCAAAGAAATGGCCGTGCGGCAGGCGCACGAAGGAAGGCGCGGGGCACGGCGCGCGCGGCGCCGTGCCCCGGCCGATGCGTCAGAAGGAGAGATTCATCCCCAGGAACACCGTGGTCCCGCTGCGGGTGACGTTGTGCAGCCGATCATAGATGCTGTTGATCTGCACTTCGGGCTGGTTGGTGATGTTGATCGCGTCCAGCGTCAGCCGCAGCCCTTTGGCGACGTTCACGAACGCTGCGGCATCGACATAGATCGAGTCCTTGAACCCGTCCTCGCTGATCGCGCTCACGCCGTTGTAGCGCTGGCGCAGATAGCCCGAGCGATAGTTGGCCGAGCCGCGAATGCCCCACAGCTTGTTCTCATAATAAAGCGTGCCGTTGGCGTTGATGTCCGACAGGCCGGTGATCGGCCCGTCGAGGCCGTTCTCGCGGCTGTTCGAATCGATCAGCGTGACGTTGCCCAGCACGCCGAGTCCGTTGAAGGGCGCCGGCAGGAACGCGAAGTCGGTCTGCGCCGCCATTTCCACCCCCGTCAGACGTGCCTTGGCGAGGTTCACCGACTGGGTGAACTGCGCGATATTGGTGTCGGGCGTCAGCCCGGGCGCCAGGCTGGTGGGCAGGCCGGTGGCCGAAAACGGTATGTCGCGCAGCGTGACGGTGGTGATCAGGTCGTTGATATTCTTGTGGAACACCCCCACCGACACCATGCCGATCCGCCCGAAATACCATTCCGCGGCGATGTCCAGATCGGTGCTCTTGTACGGCTTCAGGTCCGGGTTGCCGTTGCTGATCGTGTAGACGCCGTTGTTCACCGTCACGCTGCCGGTGAGCTTCATCGATGCGAGCGCCGGGCGATTGATGTTCTGCGCCGCTGCCAGCCGGATCTGGAGCGAAGGCGTCAGTTCCAGCGTGGCGTTGAGCGCGGGGAGTACGCCCGAATAATCGGTCTTCACCGTGGTCGGCACGCGCGCGCCGGCCGCGTTGGCGACCAGCCCGTTGTTCACGACATTGGTGCGATAGGCGCGTCCGCCGACATTGCCGCGAAAGCCCATGCCGCCCAGTTCGCCGTTCCAGTTGAGCTGGAGAAAGCCGGCGTGCGTCGCTTCCGAGATATCGAAGCTGTTGAGCGTCCGGCTGGTCGGCCCGGTCAGCGTGTGGCTCTTGCCATAGGTGGCGAACATCTTGTCCCAGTCGCCGACGACGAACGACTGGTCCTTGTGCCCGTCATAGACGACGGCATAGGGCGTTACGGCATCATAGCCGGGCTTGCTGCGGAACTCGGCGGCGTACAGCCCGTCGTTGAACCAGTCCCATGCCTCGGTCGCGTATTTGCGATAGGCATAGCCGGTGTTCAGGCGAAACACCGGGCTCAACTGGTAGCGCGCGTTGAGAACGCCTTCGCGCAGGCTGGTCTCCTGGCCGTTCTCGCGGAAATACAGCTCGCGGATCGAATATTTGCTGGGGTCGGTGGTGTCCCACTTATAGCTGTTGTGCGCCGACCCGCCATCGGCCGCATAGCTGGTGACCATGCCGCCCTGCGCCTGCAGGTACAGCTTGTCGTCGATCGGCGTCTCATAGCTCGACTTCTCATAGCCGACATGCCCGTCGAGGGTCAGCGCGTCGCTGGGCTTCCACTCGCCGGTCAGCGCGATCTGGCGGAAGCGATTCTTGTTGATCTGGCGGCGATGCTCGCTGCCATAGGTGGAATTGTCGACATCGGCATAGTTCACGAAGTTGCTCGAATCCCAGCGGATCGCATTGATCTTCGATGCCGCGATCGGCTTGCCGAAATCGGTATAGGCGCCGTTGAAGATGATCTCCGATCCGGTCGGGCGGCTCGCGAGATGATATTCGTTACGATCGGTGCGGAATTCGCCGTAGAGGCCGTCGAGCGTCAGCTTGAGCGTGTCGCTGGGCTGCCACTGGGTCGCCAGCGTCGCGCCCAGCCGCTCCTGCTTGGCGTCCCACACCGACAGGCGGTTTCCCGACGCGAACACCAGATCGCCGGAGAGGAACTTCGCCTGGGTCGCCGTGTCGAGCGCGGAGATATCGACGCCGTTCTTCACATAGGTCTGCATCTGCGCGGCAGTGGGCTGGACGGGGTTGTAGGTGTCGTACCCCTGTTCCTGCGTCTTGCGCTTCGACCAGGCGACCGAGACGAGCACGCCCAGCCGGTTGTCATGGTTGTAGCCGAGCATCGCCGCCAGCCGCGGCTGGAAATCCTCGGAATAGGTGTTGGTGCCCGCCTTCGCCGACAGCGCGCCGCTCAGCCCCTGCTTGCGCTCCAGCGGCTTGGCGGTGAACAGGCCGATCGTGCCGGCCATGCCGCCTTCGTTCTGCGTCGCCTGAAAGCTTTTCTCGACTTCGACGCGCGAAAACAGCTCGGAGGCGAAGATGTTGAAATCGAACGCGCGGTCGCGCGAGCGCTGGCCACGACTGTCCATCGCCGAATCGACGTTGCCCAGCACTTCCATGCCGTTCAGCTGAACGCGGGTGAAATCGGGGCCGAGCCCGCGCAGCGTCACGCGCCGCCCTTCGCCCGCCTCGCGGTTGATCGCGACGCCCGGGATGCGCTGGAGCGATTCGGCGAGGTTCAGCTCGGGAAATTTGGCCATATCCTCCGCGACAATCACGTCGCGGATCGTGTCGGACTTTCGCTTCAGCGTGCGCGCGGCGCTGACGCTGCGCGCAAAGCCGGTTACGACGATCGTGTCACGATCCTCGGCGACGACGGTGTCGCCGCTCTGGTCCTGTGCCGAGGCATCGAGGCCGCGGCCGAGCGTGACGACATTGCCTTCCCAGCTCACGATGCGCAGCCCGGTGCCCCGCAGCAATTGATCGAGCGCCGCACGCGGTGCGAGCGTGCCCGTCACGCTGCTGGTCCGCACGCCACGCAGTGCTTCCGCCGAAACCAGGATCTGCAGATTGGTGCGGCGCGCGAAGAGCGGTATCGCGCTGCTCGCGGGCTGGGCAGGAATGGAAAAGACCTGCATCTGCATCGCAGCCGCAGCGGAAGGCGCGCAAAGACCAGCACCCAGGCCGATCATCGACCCGGTGAACAGCAATTTCCGAAACATTGGTACGACCCCCATTAGGTTTTCGACCTAAGGATGCGCCAGCTTCGAAAATCCCTCACGACACTTTAAATAAAGTTCCGTTTCAGTCGGAATTACTTTCCGATGAAGATTTCATTTCTATTTCGTGACACATGCGCGCCGGTGATCCGCGCCACCGCGTCGGCAAACTGCGCCGGCTTCGCCACTTCGAAATAGCCCGTGATTCGATAGCGGGCGATCGCCGGATCGGCGACGTGCAGCGTCACCTGGTTGTAGCGGTTCAGTTCGGCAGCGGCGTCCTCCACAGAGGTTTCGTTGAACGCTACGCCCCCTTCACGCCACGCCGGCGCCTCGCCCGCGGCGACCTGCTCGATTCGCGGCGGCGCGTTCGTGGCGGTGGCGGGCAGCGGCTGGCCGGGCGTTGCAACCGGCAGCGATGCCATGGTTCCCGCTCGAAGCGTCACACGGCGTCCGGCGCGATCACCGCGCCACACCTCCACGCTACCCTCGGTCACGGCGACCACCACCGCCCCCTCGCGCTCGCGAACCGAGAACGCGGTGCCGGTGGCGCGGACCAGCACGCCGTCCGCCTCGACGATGAACGGGCGGGCGGCGTTGTGCGCGACCTTGAACCACGCCTCGCCGCGTCCCAGCGCGATTCGGCGCGTGGCGATGCCGTAGTCGACCTCGACGCGGCTGTCGGTGTTGAGCACCGCGATCGATCCGTCGCTGAGCGCGACTTCGCGAATCTGCCCCTTCACGGTTTGATAGGCGGAGGGCGTCGTTAGCAGCCATGGCAGCGCGAGCACCGCCGCGCACGCCGCGGCGACCCCGGCCAGCACAGGTGCGCGCCGCCGCTGCGGGGCCGCCGAAACCTTGGCAGTCGCGGATGGGATCGCGTCCTGCGCCGTATCGTCGCCATTCTCCAGCAGGGTCAGCGCGGCGCGGGCGCGAAACAGCGCGCCGCGGTGCCGGGGATCGCGCGCGAGCCATGCATCCATCGCGCTGCGTTCGGCACCATCCAAGCTATTCGCATCGACCCGCAGCGCCCAATGCACTGCCACATCATCAATATCGGACGACATGGCACTCCTCACGCACCGGCTCCTCTTCCCGCGGGCTGTAATAATCACTGCCTTGCGCGATACTATGGAGCACAGCCTTTAGACCGCGGGCAAGGCTGTTCTCGACGACTTTTTCCGATACGCCCATTCGGGCCGCAGTTTCTTTTTGCGACAGGCCCTCCAGCCGGCGCAACTCGATCGCTTCACGATAGCGCGGTGGGAGATTGGCGATGGCATGGTTGACCATCCTGAGATCCCATCGGTCGCTGGCGATACGCTCGGGCGTGGGCCCTTCGTCCGCCAGCATATCGAGGTGATCGGACGCCGCCTGGATCTGAACCACCTTTTCGCGCCGGACATGCTGGAGCACGAACGAACGCGCCGTGGTGAAGAAATAGGCGCGCGGATCGCGGATATGCGCGACCGAGCCGAGTTCGCTCAGCTTGCAATAGGTTTGCTGGATGACGTCGTCCACGTCGCTGGGCTGCAACCCCGCGCGTGCCAGCCAACGGCGGAGCGCCGGCTCGTGCGGCAGAATCCGCGTGGCCACCCAACGGAGCGGCTCGCGATTGCCGACCTTCTGCACCACGTAAATTACCCCCGACGTCAGCGCGACTAGCCAGCCTTGATGACGCAAGCGTTACAGGATGGCGGGCGCGGGGAGAGGGGGCTCGTATATCTGCACGGGCTCGCGGCCCGGAGAAGGGGATCGCCGTCGGATGGTCATGCCGCTGCGAGAAGCGGCTGGCTGGGGCATATCTGGCCTTCAGTCCGACAGCCAAAGCGCGCTCGCCGCGTTCAACGCTTCCAGCGGCCGATATCGCCCCAGGTTGGCGCCTTCGTGCTCTCGCCCTCGGTAAGGAGGCCGCTTGCAGGCTTTGGCGGATCGAACAGCTGGCAGGCGGGAAGCGTGTCAGGATCGAGCCCCGCGACTTCCGCCCAAAGCTCTGGACTGGGCTGGGTCGCGCTGAACTTGCGGTAATTCTGGCTGACATAGGGCGCGTCGGCCGGGGGCAGCGGATAGCCCGAGAAATAGAAGGATTGCGGCATCATCTCACCCGCCGCATTGGCCTGGAAACCATAGCCGAACATGATGCCGCCATCCTTGGTCCGGTCGGGCGTCACGCCGACCTGCATCACCTTACCATCGTCGGCGCTCACCCAGAAGGAATAGCCCTGGCCGCCCGGTCCGATCCGAGCGCTGTCCTGCGCGCTATAGGGCAGGTGCTTGATGAAGTCGGGGCGGGGCGGATGATTGAGCGGCGAGAACAGGCAGATTGGCGGCATCCATTTGGGCCTCCCCTTGCCGGCGACGAAATAGGCGATGTTGCCAAGCGAGATGAACTTGCACGAATAGTTGTTGCGGAGCGGAAAGATGGGGAGGCAGAAACTGTCGTATCGCTCCATCATCGCCCCTTCGCCCGATTTCCCGCGCCAGGTCGAGTCGTAGAAGGTCGCGCCGGAAGAGGTCTGATAGGTCGCGCCCTTGGGGGGCTTGCCGGCATAGGGCGGCGGATATTTCGCATAATCGGGGCCGTAGACCCGGTACATCGTCCAGGTCGATTGCCACCAGTCCGGCCATTTCGGGTTGGGCGGCTCGCCTTCCTTGCGTGGATAGACGCAGTCCTGGGTCTGGCACGGGCTGGCGCCGGGCGGATTGTGTGCGCCATAGGTCTGATAGACCTGTGCCGCGGCAGGAGCGGCGAAGAGGCCGCCCGTTCCTGCGAGAATGGAAATCCATGCGGCCGGCGATCTTGTCACGGGTCCCTCCTAAGGCAGCCTTGCGGGCGCAATCAATTATATCCCGGATGATTGTCGCGCGGGCTAAGCGCGAATCGCGTATACTATGGTCGATGATCAAGGCAACGGCTATACTTGATTCTGTAAGATTGCGTCGTTATCATTGCTCAATGTGATTGAAGGCTTGGTTGAAAGAATAGTGAGGAATCACTGTTTCTTGCAGGCGAAGTATTGCGTCCAGATTGGACTTAATTCGGGATTAACTGAAAATAAGGGCTTATTGTTCGGAAGCAGATGCTCGGAGCATCCGCGCTGCGACAAGGGGGGGAAGAATGGAGACGCCCGAGGGACCCGATATCGGCGAGGTGAGGCTGGCCTGGATCGAACCGGCCAGCGTCCTCGGCGTGCGCAAGCTGGTGCAGGGCGCGATCGACATCGAGTTCGCGACTCTGCCGCCCTATCTCTACGCGTCGATGACGATCCTGCCCGAGACGAACGCAGCGGCGAAGGCGCGGCTGCAATCGATCATTATGCAGGAGATGATCCACATGTGCCTCGCCTGCAACATCATGAATGCGATCGGCGGGACGGTGCGGGTCAACGCGCCCAGCTATCCGGGGCATCTCCCCGGCGATGTCGGCGGCAAGCTCGTCATCCACCTCTATCCCTTCTCGCCGGAGGCGATGGCGCAGGGCATGGCGATCGAAAAGCCGCTCGATCCGGTGCAGCCAAAGCTGCTCAGGTCAGGCGCGAAGTCGCCGGTCACGATCGGCGAATATTATGAGCGGCTGAAGGCCGCGTTGTGCAAGCTGCCCGCCTCGGCATGGAAGCCCAACCGCAACCAGGTGAATGACGGCCAGTTCTTCCAGGGGCAGGTATTCGCGGTCCATAATTGCGATGATGCCTGCCGCGCGATCGACCAGATCGTCTCGGAAGGGGAGGGCACGCCGGTGACGCCCGAGAACAAGGGCAGCCCGCTCGATTTCCAGAACGAGCTGGCCCATTTCTACCGCTTCTGGGAGGTCTATCGCAACCAGGTGATCGAGAAGGATGTGGCGGCGGGCCCGGATGATTCGGGCTATAAATGGGGCGGCACGCTCGGCGTCGATTATGCCCAATCCTATCCGGCGATCGTCGATCCCGAGGAGCATAAATTCAAGGGCGAATCCGCGGCAGTGCGCGCTGCGCAGGACAAGTGCAACGCGGCCTATGCGGCGATGATCGCCGCGCTCGCCGCCGCGTTTTCGGGCAAGAACGGCCAACTCGGCGTCGGGGTGCGGGCGATGTTCGATCTGCGCATGGCCGCGATCCAGGCGCTCAACACCCCGATGAAGAATGGCAAGGTCGCCGGACCCGCCTTTCTTCCGCCCAAGCGTAGCGGCGCCAGCAAGGGAGCGGCGGCATGAGCATCCTCGAATTCCCGCGGGTCTATTTCGGCGGCCAGGTCAGCTGGGACCCGATCACGACCAACAACAACACCATGCCGACCTGGGTGGCGGCCTATGACGAGGCCAATGCCGATCCGAAACTGGGCCGCGACCCGGTCACCACAAAGCTGGTCGGCGACTATCGCAAGGCGGCGGTCGCGCAGATTCCGCAGCAGAATTGGGACCCGGACGGCACCCACCGCTCGATCTTCTATAACTGCTGCGTTTCGGGGGTGGACCTGGGGAAGGGCCTCGACACCAAGGACCCGTTCGTCAAGGCGCCCGTCAATCTCGCGGGCATGCTCGTCGATGCCGAACCTTATGGGCCCTATACGTCGCAGCTCTTCTTCGACGCGCTCGGCCTAGGCATCAATGGCGGTTGTCGCATCCTTGGCGTGCCGGTGCGGCGGTCGAGCGACCGTTACATCAATTTCTTCGCCAACCAATCGAACAACATGATCGCCGGCGTCGCCTCGGTGCTGTGGCAGAGCTGCTACCAATGGGAGGGCGAACTGGACGCCGCCCATCCGACGCTGCGCATCGATCCCTATGATTCACCTGTCCTGCAGGCGCTCAGGCGCCAGATGGGTCAGCCTGGGGTGAAGGGTCTGATGGTCCGCTTCGTCACCTACGACACGGTCTATTACAACGACCCCGCGCTATCGAATTCCTCGCCCGACGTCGCCAAACACGCTGCGGACCTTTTGGCCAAGTTCGCGGCCGGAGGCTTCCAGCCCAACCCTGCGCGCAGCCCGATGGTGGGGACGGTGGGCATCTGGCGCGATGGCGATCCGATGCACGAGCCGGGCGACCGCGCGCTGCTGACGAGCCAGACCCCCGTGCCGGTGGGCGGCGGCGCACCGCCCGTCCCGTTCGGGAGCGGCTGGGCGAGAATCGATGTGGAGAATAACCGTATCGCGCTCGATCTCAGCAACTGCGTCCCCTGGATCAACCGCACGCCGGACAAGGCGGATGTCGGCGAGATCTCGCTCGAGGCCGGGGGGAAGACGATCGCCGCGCTGTCTCCCGCGGACTATGCGCAGGCCAGCTATGAGGCGACATCGGGGATCGTCGATATCCCGATCCCGCCCGCGTCGCTGCCGCTGCTCGACGGCGATCTCTCGCTGGTCGCCAAGGTCGACGGGAATCCGGTGACCTTGTTGGCAGAAAAGGCCCTGCGCGCGATCCCGCTCGAGCCCAATCTCTATGTCGACCA from Sphingomonas hengshuiensis encodes the following:
- a CDS encoding alkaline phosphatase D family protein, coding for MTGFDRRQLLLLLGSSTACLGAGALLSSAFAWDVPPPYNIEENPKFATTPFALGVASGDPAPDGFVIWTRLAPQPLDPHGGVIRKQMRVNWEVAEDERFQRVVRKGQKMAVPELAHAVHVELEGLQPDRHYWYRFQIAGHQSMVGRSRTLPLAATALDRVRFVAAGCQYYEEGHFTAWRRIAEEQIDFVFHYGDYIYEGPDWRIQNPGKPVPSTRFRFHNGPEIYSIDDYRARYALYKSDPDLQAAHAAHPFFMSFDDHEIDNNWASYTDENEMPPEIFALRRAGALQAYYENMPLRLSAFPKNGTMQMYRSARHGDLLNTFVLDTRQYRSNQANFDLRSPQTPEVFAPNRTITGFEQEAWLFDGLKQSPTRWNLIAQQVMLLNLLRRDTPEAAPMAGMDVWSGYMGSRRRLLSHIEKHRPGNVITISGDIHRHFAGDLIQDNGDGKIISSEFVATSITSGGDGELPDAPTLDALRSQNPHLKTMCNKRGYLLCDVTRDLWRGDLKIIDKVTQPNLPATIFASYVAEHGEPGLKPV
- a CDS encoding TonB-dependent receptor; translation: MFRKLLFTGSMIGLGAGLCAPSAAAAMQMQVFSIPAQPASSAIPLFARRTNLQILVSAEALRGVRTSSVTGTLAPRAALDQLLRGTGLRIVSWEGNVVTLGRGLDASAQDQSGDTVVAEDRDTIVVTGFARSVSAARTLKRKSDTIRDVIVAEDMAKFPELNLAESLQRIPGVAINREAGEGRRVTLRGLGPDFTRVQLNGMEVLGNVDSAMDSRGQRSRDRAFDFNIFASELFSRVEVEKSFQATQNEGGMAGTIGLFTAKPLERKQGLSGALSAKAGTNTYSEDFQPRLAAMLGYNHDNRLGVLVSVAWSKRKTQEQGYDTYNPVQPTAAQMQTYVKNGVDISALDTATQAKFLSGDLVFASGNRLSVWDAKQERLGATLATQWQPSDTLKLTLDGLYGEFRTDRNEYHLASRPTGSEIIFNGAYTDFGKPIAASKINAIRWDSSNFVNYADVDNSTYGSEHRRQINKNRFRQIALTGEWKPSDALTLDGHVGYEKSSYETPIDDKLYLQAQGGMVTSYAADGGSAHNSYKWDTTDPSKYSIRELYFRENGQETSLREGVLNARYQLSPVFRLNTGYAYRKYATEAWDWFNDGLYAAEFRSKPGYDAVTPYAVVYDGHKDQSFVVGDWDKMFATYGKSHTLTGPTSRTLNSFDISEATHAGFLQLNWNGELGGMGFRGNVGGRAYRTNVVNNGLVANAAGARVPTTVKTDYSGVLPALNATLELTPSLQIRLAAAQNINRPALASMKLTGSVTVNNGVYTISNGNPDLKPYKSTDLDIAAEWYFGRIGMVSVGVFHKNINDLITTVTLRDIPFSATGLPTSLAPGLTPDTNIAQFTQSVNLAKARLTGVEMAAQTDFAFLPAPFNGLGVLGNVTLIDSNSRENGLDGPITGLSDINANGTLYYENKLWGIRGSANYRSGYLRQRYNGVSAISEDGFKDSIYVDAAAFVNVAKGLRLTLDAINITNQPEVQINSIYDRLHNVTRSGTTVFLGMNLSF
- a CDS encoding FecR family protein; protein product: MSSDIDDVAVHWALRVDANSLDGAERSAMDAWLARDPRHRGALFRARAALTLLENGDDTAQDAIPSATAKVSAAPQRRRAPVLAGVAAACAAVLALPWLLTTPSAYQTVKGQIREVALSDGSIAVLNTDSRVEVDYGIATRRIALGRGEAWFKVAHNAARPFIVEADGVLVRATGTAFSVREREGAVVVAVTEGSVEVWRGDRAGRRVTLRAGTMASLPVATPGQPLPATATNAPPRIEQVAAGEAPAWREGGVAFNETSVEDAAAELNRYNQVTLHVADPAIARYRITGYFEVAKPAQFADAVARITGAHVSRNRNEIFIGK
- a CDS encoding RNA polymerase sigma factor; the encoded protein is MVQKVGNREPLRWVATRILPHEPALRRWLARAGLQPSDVDDVIQQTYCKLSELGSVAHIRDPRAYFFTTARSFVLQHVRREKVVQIQAASDHLDMLADEGPTPERIASDRWDLRMVNHAIANLPPRYREAIELRRLEGLSQKETAARMGVSEKVVENSLARGLKAVLHSIAQGSDYYSPREEEPVREECHVVRY
- a CDS encoding ferritin-like domain-containing protein, whose protein sequence is METPEGPDIGEVRLAWIEPASVLGVRKLVQGAIDIEFATLPPYLYASMTILPETNAAAKARLQSIIMQEMIHMCLACNIMNAIGGTVRVNAPSYPGHLPGDVGGKLVIHLYPFSPEAMAQGMAIEKPLDPVQPKLLRSGAKSPVTIGEYYERLKAALCKLPASAWKPNRNQVNDGQFFQGQVFAVHNCDDACRAIDQIVSEGEGTPVTPENKGSPLDFQNELAHFYRFWEVYRNQVIEKDVAAGPDDSGYKWGGTLGVDYAQSYPAIVDPEEHKFKGESAAVRAAQDKCNAAYAAMIAALAAAFSGKNGQLGVGVRAMFDLRMAAIQALNTPMKNGKVAGPAFLPPKRSGASKGAAA